Proteins found in one Zea mays cultivar B73 chromosome 1, Zm-B73-REFERENCE-NAM-5.0, whole genome shotgun sequence genomic segment:
- the LOC100303958 gene encoding uncharacterized protein LOC100303958 precursor: MARACVFLVVLLLAAIAVAPFAGAARVDVVEGRSMASADAPEAAADAPAPSPDSASSPDSSSEAPSSSSSSD, encoded by the coding sequence ATGGCTCGTGCATGTGTGTTCCTCGTCGTGCTCCTCCTGGCCGCCATCGCGGTGGCACCGTTCGCGGGCGCCGCACGCGTGGACGTCGTGGAGGGTAGGTCCATGGCATCCGCCGATGCACCGGAGGCGGCGGCCGATGCTCCCGCTCCTAGCCCCGACTCCGCCTCATCCCCAGACTCATCGTCAGAGGCGCCCTCCAGCAGCAGCTCCTCCGACTAG